In Thermocrinis jamiesonii, the sequence AAAAGCTCTCTCTTCTCCATTCTCAGTGTCACTTTATGAGTTTATCTCACTCGGAAACTACACCCTAACGCTTGGACTTTACTTTGACCCACTCTCTTCCCTGACCGCATCCTTGGTATGCCTTATAGCAACCTTGATCTTCATCTACTCCATCGGATACATGCAAAACCTCTTTGGTCAATGGACCTACAAGTTCTACGCATACCTATCCTTTTTCCTCTTTTCTATGCTCATGATCGTCCTTTCGGACAACCTCCTTGGTATGTTCTTTGGTTGGGAAGGTGTGGGCCTTGCTTCTTATCTTCTTATCGGATACTTCCATCAGCAAAAATACGCTACAAACTCAGCCTTTGAAGCCTTTGTAATGAACAGAATAGGAGACTGGCTTTACCTTTTTGGCATTTTCGCAGTCTTTTATCTGTTTGGCAGTTTAAACCTTCTTG encodes:
- a CDS encoding proton-conducting transporter membrane subunit translates to MEIGIILFPLISFLVVGLFGRKLGDLPSAIITVLGSFFAFLLSIPASIKALSSPFSVSLYEFISLGNYTLTLGLYFDPLSSLTASLVCLIATLIFIYSIGYMQNLFGQWTYKFYAYLSFFLFSMLMIVLSDNLLGMFFGWEGVGLASYLLIGYFHQQKYATNSAFEAFVMNRIGDWLYLFGIFAVFYLFGSLNLL